A genome region from Sediminispirochaeta bajacaliforniensis DSM 16054 includes the following:
- a CDS encoding helix-turn-helix domain-containing protein, with the protein MVSKKKDFTRSYFDLNFMEYLRGIRPGVFNIFEKDCSDFLGFSGEYYTCCVIEIKCRMETPTALENITIHVKDLKKAIRSTLEERFSVYTMELSSTILVYIVNLYDKDDKRVLTDILRLWGVNTTDIELTIGIGRVRHHINNIWKSYSDAMTAIGNRKSEAAYQVVDSDDITISYNILYTFDQEKKILNYLRTNDFKSINKIFIEIIDENRRVFLSHKHMNILFMQLFSTAIRYAAENGLDMKKVSTETEQELFNTDNTAICDYDLKLICLLDFYFRVMEITGQNRACQNKVLVEHIIKYVKDNYCNGLYMEKVASHMDLSSKYISRIFKQRMGISLVDYISLVQIDKSKELLLDTNKTIDEIAGSVGINSRVTFYRLFKKHEGISPSSFRRATP; encoded by the coding sequence ATGGTGAGTAAGAAAAAAGATTTTACCAGATCATATTTTGATCTAAATTTCATGGAGTATCTCCGTGGTATTCGACCGGGAGTTTTCAATATTTTTGAAAAAGATTGCTCTGATTTCTTGGGTTTCAGCGGAGAGTATTATACCTGCTGCGTTATAGAAATAAAATGCAGAATGGAGACTCCCACGGCTCTTGAAAACATAACTATACATGTAAAAGACCTGAAAAAGGCGATTAGGAGTACATTAGAAGAAAGGTTTAGCGTCTATACCATGGAGCTCAGCAGTACCATCCTTGTTTACATCGTTAATTTATATGATAAAGATGATAAAAGGGTGCTGACAGACATACTCCGTCTTTGGGGAGTTAATACTACCGACATTGAATTGACAATAGGGATAGGAAGAGTTCGTCACCACATCAATAACATCTGGAAATCATATAGTGATGCAATGACCGCAATTGGCAATAGAAAGAGTGAGGCCGCTTATCAGGTTGTTGATTCTGATGACATAACGATTTCATATAATATTCTTTATACGTTTGACCAGGAAAAAAAGATACTCAACTACCTAAGAACGAATGACTTTAAAAGCATTAATAAAATCTTTATAGAAATTATTGATGAAAACAGAAGAGTTTTTTTGTCGCATAAGCATATGAATATTCTGTTTATGCAGTTATTCAGTACAGCAATTCGCTATGCGGCAGAGAATGGACTTGATATGAAAAAAGTCTCAACAGAAACTGAACAGGAATTGTTTAATACTGACAATACCGCTATATGCGACTATGACTTGAAACTTATCTGTCTTTTGGACTTTTATTTCAGGGTGATGGAAATTACAGGCCAGAATAGAGCATGTCAAAATAAGGTTCTGGTTGAGCACATCATAAAATATGTGAAGGACAATTATTGCAACGGATTATATATGGAGAAGGTAGCATCTCATATGGATCTCTCTTCCAAATATATCTCAAGAATTTTTAAACAGAGGATGGGCATTTCGCTTGTTGATTACATCAGTCTGGTGCAGATCGACAAGTCAAAAGAGCTTCTTCTTGATACAAATAAAACAATAGATGAGATAGCCGGCAGCGTAGGCATTAATAGCCGGGTTACCTTTTACCGGTTATTCAAAAAACATGAGGGTATTAGTCCCAGCTCATTTAGAAGAGCAACTCCATAA